The window GGCGGACCTCAAGGAGCGCAAGGGCAAGGACGAGATCTGGGTCCGGCAGCGCCGGCTCGCCTCCTTCGCCGCCTATGACGCGATCGAACGCTCCAGCAAGGCCGTGATCTGCGTCGTCGACGGGCCCGTGGTCGGCTCCGGCGGCGAGATCGCCATGGCCTGCGACTTCATCATCGCATCGGAGCGCACGAGCTTCACTTTCCCGGAAGCGCATTGGGGCACGGTCGGCGCGACGCAGCGCCTGCAGCGCGTCGTCGGCAAGAGGCTGGCCAAGGAGCTGCTGTTCACCGCGCGGCGCTGGCCGGTCGAGGAGGCGCTGGCCGCCGGCCTCGTCAACCGCGTCGTCGCGCCGGACGCGCTCGAAGCGACCGTCACGGAACTGCTGGCTCAGATCGCCAAGGCGCCGGCGCTGGCACTGACCCTTGCCAAGCAGTCGATCGAGCTCGGCGAGAAGACCGATCTCGCCACCGGCATCCGCATCGAGCTCGCCGCGATCGAGCGCGCGCTCGCCGACACCGAATGGCGCAAGGGCCTGGAGGCCTTCGCCGAACGCGACGCACAGGGAAAGAACTCATGAGCGCCAGCGAGCTGCCATCCGATCTGTTCGGCTGCGCCGACACCTTGCCCGAGGCACTGGCGCGTGCCGTGCGCCTGGCCGGCCACGAGGAGGCCGTCGTCTGCAATGGCGAACGCATCAGCTATGCCGCGCTGGCCGCGCGGGTCGACGAAGTCGCCGCCTCCCTCGCCGCGCATGGCGTGCGCAAGGGCGACCATGTCG is drawn from Bosea sp. Tri-49 and contains these coding sequences:
- a CDS encoding enoyl-CoA hydratase/isomerase family protein, with the protein product MSQSLLSGMAFERLAVAADGPILRVTLNRPEARNALDLTMCRELRAVFEAIEADPAIRIVRVDGAGPVFCAGADLKERKGKDEIWVRQRRLASFAAYDAIERSSKAVICVVDGPVVGSGGEIAMACDFIIASERTSFTFPEAHWGTVGATQRLQRVVGKRLAKELLFTARRWPVEEALAAGLVNRVVAPDALEATVTELLAQIAKAPALALTLAKQSIELGEKTDLATGIRIELAAIERALADTEWRKGLEAFAERDAQGKNS